Proteins from one Microbacterium sp. Root553 genomic window:
- a CDS encoding ABC transporter permease subunit, whose translation MALSTQAVPALGRTQRRNSLISGSKGAIIAGASRVVMIFLVIFMLGILPLLSGRDIATSVYRARYAEGEIDPQALEAIRQELGLENGVFGAFFAWLGNAVRGDLGTSWSSNRPVLPDMLVSLSNSLLVMLAALVVAVILAALLTIPTFRRGLAGRSDRTGGGLAAAFTALPEFLLASVLLVVFAVWLGWLPPFGWRGPIYAVLPALSLGLPAGGFLGRLMSDSLASTFSERWVATWQVAGYSKSRIVLAAIRRTLPGVAAPMALILVGITAGAVVIEQVYAIPGIGRAALGAAQSQDLPTLQAAVILLMLLAVALGIGASLIRRLLLGPALRSNSLPAAVPKTPSSKWALVLPATMLLLLVLMIVAGLPRDPFALDYTRLQPPSWELPLGADASGRDVLARISHGAMSTIGVAAVVTAICLVLGLFVGMFPNLGAGPIEVTNAAPTIIAGLIVAAILGPSAFGAAVAVTVVSWAPLAAHTAALVSEVKAQPHVQIAPVLGVGKTRLMLRYVMPSVIGPVFRHACLRLPGIALGLAALGFLGLGPQPPAPDWGLVLGEGMPYVERAPLVVLVPALALVLLSIFAVSLSSLSFDLRGGRAWPSRRRRTLRSALATDTGILPIAPTSSDPARPLQTQDTD comes from the coding sequence ATGGCTCTCTCCACACAGGCTGTGCCGGCACTCGGCCGCACGCAGCGCCGCAACTCCCTCATCAGCGGCTCGAAGGGCGCGATCATCGCCGGCGCCTCCCGCGTCGTGATGATCTTCCTCGTCATCTTCATGCTCGGCATCCTGCCGCTGCTCTCTGGGCGCGACATCGCGACCTCGGTCTACCGCGCACGCTACGCCGAGGGCGAGATCGACCCGCAGGCCCTCGAGGCCATCCGCCAGGAGCTCGGCCTCGAGAACGGCGTGTTCGGCGCCTTCTTCGCGTGGCTCGGCAACGCCGTGCGCGGTGACCTCGGCACCTCGTGGTCGAGCAACCGTCCGGTGCTCCCCGACATGTTGGTCTCGCTGAGCAACTCGCTCCTGGTGATGCTCGCCGCGCTCGTCGTCGCCGTCATCCTCGCCGCTCTCCTGACCATCCCGACCTTCCGCCGTGGGCTCGCCGGGCGCTCGGATCGGACCGGCGGAGGACTCGCTGCCGCCTTCACGGCGCTTCCCGAGTTCCTGCTCGCCTCGGTGCTGCTGGTCGTCTTCGCGGTCTGGCTCGGCTGGCTGCCGCCGTTCGGCTGGCGTGGTCCGATCTACGCGGTGCTCCCCGCACTGTCGCTCGGTCTCCCGGCCGGCGGATTTCTCGGACGCCTGATGTCCGATTCCCTCGCGAGCACGTTCAGTGAGCGGTGGGTCGCCACCTGGCAGGTCGCGGGCTACTCGAAGAGCCGCATCGTGCTCGCCGCGATCCGTCGCACGCTCCCGGGCGTCGCCGCACCCATGGCCCTCATCCTCGTCGGCATCACGGCGGGTGCCGTCGTGATCGAGCAGGTCTACGCGATCCCCGGCATCGGCCGGGCGGCGCTCGGTGCAGCGCAGTCGCAGGACCTGCCGACGCTGCAGGCCGCCGTCATCCTGCTGATGCTGCTGGCCGTCGCACTCGGAATCGGTGCGAGCCTCATCCGCCGGCTGCTGCTCGGGCCGGCGCTGCGCTCGAACTCCCTGCCCGCCGCGGTGCCGAAGACGCCGAGCTCGAAGTGGGCGCTGGTGCTGCCGGCGACCATGCTGCTGCTGCTCGTGCTGATGATCGTCGCCGGGCTGCCGCGCGACCCGTTCGCCCTCGACTACACGCGTCTGCAGCCGCCGAGCTGGGAGCTGCCGCTGGGCGCGGATGCGAGCGGACGCGACGTGCTCGCCCGCATCTCGCACGGAGCCATGTCGACCATCGGCGTTGCCGCGGTCGTGACCGCCATCTGTCTGGTGCTCGGCCTCTTCGTCGGCATGTTTCCGAACCTCGGCGCCGGTCCGATCGAGGTCACCAACGCGGCACCGACGATCATCGCCGGCCTCATCGTCGCCGCCATCCTCGGACCCTCCGCCTTCGGCGCCGCCGTCGCGGTGACGGTGGTGAGCTGGGCGCCGCTCGCGGCGCACACCGCGGCCCTCGTCTCCGAGGTGAAGGCGCAACCACACGTGCAGATCGCGCCGGTGCTCGGCGTCGGCAAGACCCGACTGATGCTCCGGTACGTGATGCCGAGCGTGATCGGCCCCGTCTTCCGCCACGCGTGCCTGCGGCTTCCCGGCATCGCACTGGGCCTCGCAGCGCTCGGCTTCCTCGGCCTCGGCCCGCAGCCGCCGGCACCCGACTGGGGCCTGGTCCTCGGCGAGGGTATGCCGTACGTCGAGCGGGCGCCGCTCGTGGTTCTCGTGCCCGCACTGGCGCTGGTGCTGCTCTCGATCTTCGCGGTGTCGCTGTCGAGCCTGAGCTTCGACCTCCGCGGCGGACGCGCGTGGCCGAGCCGCCGCCGCCGTACCCTGCGCTCCGCGCTCGCGACCGACACCGGCATCCTTCCCATCGCCCCGACCTCCTCCGATCCTGCACGACCGCTCCAGACACAGGACACCGACTGA
- a CDS encoding ATP-binding cassette domain-containing protein yields the protein MNSLEVTDLRVSIGRRAIVKGATFTVGVGQRLSLLGESGSGKSLTASAVLGRLPANAVATGSIKINGVEVLGMRASKRPEEARVAMVFQDSAVALNPLVRVGEQIIEPLRRHRGLGRDAAEHAAIELAESVGLPDPAAIIRRFSAELSGGQRQRVCIALALACNTRLMVADEPTTALDVVTQKRVLDVLKRYTAGQNTPALLFITHDFAVASELCSDAVVMKDGDVVEQGRIDEIFTAPRDPYTRELIRAARAATVEPYVERFRAELAAGHITAPTEPTAATFFDIGEVSRAYPMPRTSLFAKRETKTALYPTSLVIEEGSRVGIVGVSGSGKTTLLRLMLALESTDTGAVTCQGTEVYPADVRKLKWYRRKVQYVPQDPASTLDPLMTVRNLVREPLVRLGVTGDHDAMVREALDSVGLDEKFMNRRANELSGGQAQRLAIARAIATRPDFLLADEPVSGLDLPMREAIVALLRRISEERGTGIVVVSHDLSMVASLCDRTVVMHGGHVVEDRPTRELLAAPRHERTQELVDAIPVLQVEPAELEPAV from the coding sequence ATGAACAGTCTCGAAGTGACGGATCTGCGGGTATCCATCGGTCGCCGCGCGATCGTGAAGGGCGCCACCTTCACCGTCGGAGTGGGCCAGCGTCTGAGCCTCCTCGGCGAATCGGGCTCCGGCAAATCGCTGACCGCCAGTGCCGTCCTCGGTCGCCTGCCCGCGAATGCCGTCGCCACCGGCAGCATCAAGATCAACGGTGTCGAGGTGCTCGGCATGCGCGCATCGAAGCGTCCGGAGGAAGCCCGCGTCGCGATGGTCTTCCAGGACTCCGCCGTCGCGCTCAACCCGCTGGTCCGGGTCGGTGAACAGATCATCGAACCGCTGCGCCGGCACCGCGGCCTCGGCCGTGATGCCGCCGAGCACGCCGCGATCGAGCTCGCCGAGTCTGTGGGCCTGCCGGATCCGGCAGCGATCATCCGGCGCTTCTCGGCCGAGTTGTCGGGCGGCCAGCGCCAGCGGGTGTGCATCGCCCTCGCTCTCGCCTGCAACACCCGACTGATGGTCGCCGACGAGCCCACCACAGCCCTCGACGTGGTCACCCAGAAGCGCGTGCTCGACGTGCTCAAGAGGTACACCGCCGGACAGAACACCCCGGCGCTGCTGTTCATCACCCACGACTTCGCCGTGGCATCCGAACTCTGCAGCGACGCCGTCGTCATGAAGGACGGCGATGTGGTCGAGCAGGGCCGCATCGACGAGATCTTCACCGCGCCCCGCGACCCCTACACGCGCGAGCTCATCCGAGCAGCCAGGGCCGCAACCGTCGAACCCTACGTCGAGCGGTTCCGCGCAGAACTCGCCGCAGGCCACATCACCGCCCCTACGGAGCCCACGGCTGCCACGTTCTTCGACATCGGCGAGGTGAGTCGCGCCTACCCGATGCCGCGCACGAGCCTGTTCGCGAAGCGCGAGACGAAGACCGCGCTGTACCCGACCAGCCTCGTGATCGAGGAGGGGTCGAGGGTCGGGATCGTCGGCGTCTCCGGATCGGGCAAGACGACCCTGCTGCGCCTCATGCTCGCGCTCGAGTCGACCGACACCGGCGCAGTCACCTGCCAGGGCACAGAGGTGTACCCGGCCGATGTCAGGAAGCTGAAGTGGTACCGGCGCAAGGTGCAGTACGTGCCGCAGGACCCGGCGAGCACCCTTGACCCGCTCATGACCGTACGCAACCTCGTGCGCGAGCCGCTCGTGCGTCTCGGCGTCACCGGCGACCACGACGCCATGGTGCGCGAGGCACTCGATTCGGTCGGCCTGGATGAGAAGTTCATGAACCGCCGAGCGAACGAGCTCTCCGGTGGGCAGGCCCAGCGCCTCGCCATCGCCAGGGCCATCGCCACGCGCCCCGACTTCCTGCTCGCCGATGAGCCGGTGAGCGGACTGGACCTGCCGATGCGCGAAGCGATCGTCGCGTTGCTCCGTCGCATCTCCGAGGAGCGCGGCACCGGCATCGTCGTCGTCTCTCACGACCTGTCGATGGTCGCGAGCCTCTGCGACCGCACGGTCGTGATGCACGGCGGCCACGTGGTCGAGGACCGGCCGACGCGCGAACTTCTCGCGGCACCGCGCCATGAGCGCACCCAGGAGCTCGTCGACGCGATCCCGGTATTGCAGGTCGAACCCGCCGAGCTCGAGCCGGCTGTCTGA